The Paraburkholderia sp. BL23I1N1 sequence ATTCCATGATTACCGGTTCATCGTTAGGCCATCGTCAGGCATTGTTCTTTGGCACATGTGACGGGTAAAGCGGCCGAAGCCGTCAGAAAATCCGCACAAGTGCGCCGTGCCGCGGCGGTCAGACCGCGGCGCTCGGCCCGACAACAGGCCGTGTTACTGCTGCATTTACTGCCGCATTGACTACTTCAACAGAAGCGCTTCAACGATACGGTGCGTCGGCTGCCTTGTTCGCAGCGATCTCCGCTTCGTAGCGATCGCCCACGGCCAGCAGCATGTCTTTCGTGAAATACAGGTCGCCGCGCTTCTCGCCGTGATATTCGAGAATGTGCGTCTCGACAATGGAATCGACCGGGCAGCTCTCTTCGCAGAAACCGCAGAAGATGCACTTGGTCAGGTCGATGTCATAACGCGTCGTGCGGCGCGTGTTATCCGCACGGGTTTCCGATTCGATCGTGATGGCGAGCGCCGGACACACCGCTTCGCACAGCTTGCAGGCGATGCAGCGCTCTTCGCCATTTTCATAGCGACGCAGCGCATGCAGACCGCGGAAACGCGGCGAAATCGGGGTCTTCTCCTCCGGGAACTGCACCGTCACCTTGCGCTGGAACGTGTAACGTCCGGTCAGCGCGAGGCCTTTGAGCAGCTCCGTCAGGAAGAAGGTCTTGAAAAAGTTTTGGATTGCGGTCATGGGTTCATCCGCCCTTTATTTCCAGATATTCAACGGCGACATGATCCAGAAGCCGACCACGATGAGCCACACCACGCAGACCGGAATGAAAATCTTCCAGCCCAGACGCATGATCTGGTCATAGCGATAGCGCGGGAACGTGGCACGCGCCCAGATGAATACCGACAACAGGAAGAAAACCTTCAGCACGAGCCAGAAGATGCCCGGGATAAACGACAGGAAGCCAAACGGTGCGCTCCAGCCGCCGAGGAACAGTGTTGCAGCCAATGCCGAGATCACGATCATGTTGATGTACTCGGCGAGGAAGAACAGCGCAAACGCCATCCCCGAGTAATCGATCATGTGGCCCGCGACGATTTCCGACTCACCTTCCACCACGTCGAACGGGTGACGGTTCGTTTCGGCGATGCCCGAGATGAAGTACACGACGAACATGGGCAGCAGCGGCAGCCAGTTCCACGACAGGAAATTCAAGCCGTAGCCGGCGAAAATGCCGCGCTCCTGCGAACCGACGATGTCCGACAGATTCAGGCTGCCCGACGTCATCAGCACGACGACGAGAGCAAAGCCCATCGAAATTTCGTACGAGACCATTTGAGCGGCCGCACGCATCGCACCGAGGAACGCGTATTTCGAGTTCGACGCCCAGCCCGCCAGAATCACGCCGTACACGCCGATGGACGAAATCGCCATGGCGTAGAGCAGACCCGCATTGATGTCGCCGAGCACCGCGCCGGCCTGGAACGGAATCACCGCCCAGACCGCGAAGGCCGGCACCACCACCATGATCGGCGCGATCAGGTAGATCCAGCGACTAGCCTGAGCCGGCTGAATCACTTCTTTCAGCAACAGCTTCAGCACGTCGGCGATCGGCTGCAGCAAACCCGCCGGGCCCACGCGGTTCGGGCCGAGACGCACGTGCATCCAGCCGATCAGCTTACGCTCCCAC is a genomic window containing:
- the nuoI gene encoding NADH-quinone oxidoreductase subunit NuoI, with the translated sequence MTAIQNFFKTFFLTELLKGLALTGRYTFQRKVTVQFPEEKTPISPRFRGLHALRRYENGEERCIACKLCEAVCPALAITIESETRADNTRRTTRYDIDLTKCIFCGFCEESCPVDSIVETHILEYHGEKRGDLYFTKDMLLAVGDRYEAEIAANKAADAPYR
- the nuoH gene encoding NADH-quinone oxidoreductase subunit NuoH translates to MSLFDTINSGGTQLLGVAWPTVWALVRILVVAVVILLCVAYLILWERKLIGWMHVRLGPNRVGPAGLLQPIADVLKLLLKEVIQPAQASRWIYLIAPIMVVVPAFAVWAVIPFQAGAVLGDINAGLLYAMAISSIGVYGVILAGWASNSKYAFLGAMRAAAQMVSYEISMGFALVVVLMTSGSLNLSDIVGSQERGIFAGYGLNFLSWNWLPLLPMFVVYFISGIAETNRHPFDVVEGESEIVAGHMIDYSGMAFALFFLAEYINMIVISALAATLFLGGWSAPFGFLSFIPGIFWLVLKVFFLLSVFIWARATFPRYRYDQIMRLGWKIFIPVCVVWLIVVGFWIMSPLNIWK